GAGCACGTGAACCTCAAACTCCTCATGGGAATCGTGAAGGGCTGGGTGATAGCCCCTGTTTTCGCTGGTGCCATATCCTACGTTCTGGTCACGTTTCTGGCTTAGGCTTTTAAACCCCCCACCGAAGGGCTTAGCGGTGTTGAGAGATGGTCGAGTTCAGGTTTGAGGTCAAGGCGCGAGATGCCGCTGGAAGAATAGGAAAGCTGACCGTTAACGGGAAGACGATAGAGACCCCCGCCATAATGCCGGTCATCAACCCGAAACAGCTGATAGTAACGCCGAAGGAGCTAAAAGAGATGGGCTTTGGGATGGTTATCACCAACTCCTACATCATCTACAAAACGCCCGAACTCAGAGAGAAGGCCCTCGACGTGGGGATCCACAGGCTTCTCGACTACGACGGCATCATCGAGGTGGATTCCGGTTCCTTCCAGCTCATGCGCTACGGCGGCGTGGACGTTACGAACAGAGAGATAATTGAGTTCCAGGAGAGGATAGGCGTCGACATAGGCACGTTCCTTGACATCCCGACTCCGCCGGACGCACCGAGGGAAAAGGCGGAGGAAGACCTCAGGATAACGCTGGAGAGGGCGAGGGAAGCCGAAGAAGTCAAAGGCATCGCGATGAACGCTGCCGTACAGGGCTCCAC
This genomic stretch from Thermococcus sp. harbors:
- the tgtA gene encoding tRNA guanosine(15) transglycosylase TgtA, encoding MVEFRFEVKARDAAGRIGKLTVNGKTIETPAIMPVINPKQLIVTPKELKEMGFGMVITNSYIIYKTPELREKALDVGIHRLLDYDGIIEVDSGSFQLMRYGGVDVTNREIIEFQERIGVDIGTFLDIPTPPDAPREKAEEDLRITLERAREAEEVKGIAMNAAVQGSTYPDLRTYAAKKLSEMNFEIHPVGAVVPLMESYRYRDLVDVVIASKQGLRPDRPVHLFGAGHPMIFALAVAMGIDLFDSASYALYAKDDRYLTPEGTKRLEELDYFPCSCPVCSRYTPQEL